The sequence AAATTACAATCGACGAGAAGaagtgggtgtggtgtttgtaggCAGCGGAACGATCTGCAGAAAAATTACGTGTTGTCTTAACCAGCTGAACTTATGCTAATCTGTTTATTACTATTTAGTTCTTGGTGTTCAGTATTTGGGTGTATCTCAAGCCGTGTTAATGCATATTAGCCCAATATGATGTAGATTACTGATACTCGTGGATTCCTTTCATTATCCTACTGTTCATATCTGTTGGTAGTAATACatagaaccccctccccccatacctctCAGAGTAGGGGAGGGCCTGAAATATAACGGAAATTACAGGATTAAAATTGtaagaaattaatatattgtgtCCATTCACAAGAAAGTAAAAATGGCTTTTCGCTCTGGACTCTGTAATACCCCAATTTGATAAGTCTCTCTTAACCCAGTGGTGATGGATATGGCTTGTACATACATGCTTATTAATTGTGCTTGCACATAAATGGCTCTACAagtcacatagatggctctactagTGGTTAGTCACCAGGGAGTCAGTTACTAGTCCTACGTATCTTAATTGTTTATCCTTTTTCAGAGTTTTTGGAAGTATTCTTTTTGAGTCTATATTCCTGTTGATATTGGTAATaaccttataataattataatgtcagtaatgatgataacagtgtcaATATTACAAGCATTAGGAAAACAGAAATCCCAAAAAActcaaagaaaggggaaatcaggtgaggttatGTAGATCTACCAATCGACTCCTtgttggctgagcacttgtggagccatctgtgtggaAAGACATTTATCAAAACAGAACCACAGTGAACATTACATGTACATGGCAACATTCAgttagaaatgaataataaaatggtgCTGAATGCAGCAAAATTCAGTATAAATGTTAGAAAATGCTTTGTATATGTTTCAGAAATACAGATTATATGCCAACATCAGTATTAAAGTTTTGGCTTAGAATAAGAAAGAGACATGGTGAATCAAAGTAGTCTTCTTCATAGACCTCAATGAGTTACCATTTATTCTTTCTTAGGACTGTATGGTGTATAGTATGCATAGATTGTCTATTAATAATTTACAAGAAAGGACTTTAATCCTCTAAGCCATCTGAATAGGGCTACAGCCCTGGAAGAAGACAAATATCTTTCATGGGCAGACAGCAGTGTGGAACTCTAACTAATTGTTGTGTATCCCTCCGTGTCATCTGTCCTATTCATCATCTAGCCGTTTGTATATAGAGGAAGTTTGCAGCAATTTTCCCATTAAAGGAAACACCACGCCTACTATCAGGACTCAGATTGTGGGATATGGTTTATCTTCTGGACATTAATACCTATATTTATGAATACTAGAGGATCATAGGAGGCCATTAGTACCTAATATAGTAGTATTTAGTACCATGATTATATTTAGTACATTTGCCTTTTTCTAAATAGTATCCTTAAAGAatacatgtaatatgtaattGCATGTTTCTGCAGAGTACTTTTTAAAACTCAAAACTTTTTGTTCCTGGAagatatttcaaaatatacaGAAACTAATTCTTTTACTTTGAAAAATTTGTTGAACACATTTTTCTATCTCTTAagtgttaattttatataaatttaaatatgttcTATAGTCATCATTTGAGAAGTGAGCATTGTTTTAAAAGATACAAAGTATTTAAAGTGTTCTATATGTGTGTTATTGCATTTTGTTATATACCATCATAATAGGCAATACAGTTTGTGGACTATGTGAGGTATTGTAGAGGTTATAATATAAGCCTTTCAGCTTGTAGTGTTGCAAAGCACATCATTATTCTCATGGGGCTGGTACCATGTATGGCAGGATAAAGCTGCGTATGTACTCATATATGCATTCAATGCATATTGGGGTGACAGCACATACATTGGAACTCTATTTTTAAGatttatgaaatttaaataatgtaaAGGTCCATTCTGAATCATAATGTGAGTtagatgaaagaaataaaagcttGAACTATGAGAGTGTAATGTGTTTTTCTTGTAATAGTCTCGTACAATATGATCTtggacttaaagaaaaaaaaaactgtaatctgTGAAATGTGATGATCTTTGGAATGATTTCAGATGAAAAATTCCAGTGTCTCTGTTTTTGTATGCATCAAGTCACTGATTTTCCTAATCATTCCACAGTGTCAAGGTGACGCCAGGAGCTGTAGTGTGTCTGGAGGCGGACTACCAGGGAGAAATCACCATAGGGGCTCGCACTGTCATTCATCCAAAGGCACGTATTATAGCTGAAGCTGGACCTATTATCATTGGTGAAGGCAACTTGATAGAGGAGCAAGCTCAAATAATCAACAGGTTAGTGTTAAAATAGATCTTTTATTTACTGGTGATATATTTTACTCTACTGTGTTATATATGATCTGCACTTTCCTCACCTACCTTTAATTTTACAGTTTGCTTATGTGCGTTTTCTTTACATGGTGGAAACATTACAGTTGGCTTTACAGTTAGGAAGTTTCCAATGTATGGTATTTTACCACACCTATAatgtttgaaattttattttcttcattgtaGGTTACCTGAGGGTACTGAACCTGGAGAAGAACCACAGGTTATGGTCATTGGCAACAGTAATGTATTTGAGGTTGACAGTTATTGCCAGGCAACTAAAGTTGGAGACAACAATGTTTTAGAAGCTAAGTgtaagtatttaaaattttaaagacgtAGAAATCAACTATTgaacatattttttcccttttctgtttctttaaagTTTGGATTGGTTGTAGATAAGCTGTATTTTGCATTTAAAGATGGACTTAAATAAAtcactttatctttttccttgttGATTGCTaagggacgatttttttttttgagatagtaGGGCAGCATTTAACCTACTTTACTATTATACACAAGTAAACATAGTTCAGATAAGATTTGCTTTTTGATTATCACTTCTATCAGATGATTTTGATTAGGATTCAGGGAGTATGTtggtagaaaaaaaagtcatatctGGCACTACATCTGAGTGGACATATGAAACATGTCTATAGGGTGGCAGGGTGGCTGGGTTCCCCTCTATCCCCGTCAGTTGAGAGGGGCAGGCCAGGCATTAAACTAGAAGCTTGCAATTGCAAAGCCAGCAGTCTATCACTGAACTTTAATTTCTAACCAatagaaattgattttttttctttactgattataaaaaatgatatgaattcTGACTGTAATTAGATCATGAGATATtagagaaaatatttaaataattttttttttttatcttgttaaaGGTCATGTTGGCCCAGGAGTAGAGCTGACACGAGGATGCGTCATAGGATCTCTCTGTTCAATCACATGCCCGCAGGTTGTTTCTGAGAATACAGTGATTTATGGTGATGAGCTGCATAGACGAAACCAGTCAGAAAAACCTGCAGTAAGTCTTGTAACTGAATTTAAAACTTAAGTTAAAAGATTTGGGACATATGAAGAATGAATAGAAATTATTACAtgcatttaaagatatatatattttgtgtgtgtgtgtgtgtgtgtgtgtgtgtgtgtgtgtgtgtgtgtgtgtgtgtgtgtgtgtgtgtgtgtgtgtgtgtgtgtgtgtgtgtgtgtgtgtgtgtgtgtgtgtgtgtgtgtgtgtgtaatggcatTATTCCACAGATCATGGAAATATTTCTGCTCTTGCCTTTCAGCCCCAGGGTCTTCAGCTTGACTTCCTAATGAAGATCCTTCCCAACTATCACCATCTTATCAAACCTAAGAAAAAAGTCGCTGTATGATTCCATTCATCTTGAGGATAGTTTAAAGCTTTAAATTATATGACAGATTGTTCTCACATTATTGTAGGGTAAATATAAGTTGTCTATGTAATACACTCACTggaagtatattattattatttcttttttactttccttttagtATAGTGGTAGtatttaattatcataaaaatggcTTGCATTTCTAGCTTCAAGTAGTCTGAGATATACTTCTTGCAATTTTATAGGGAAAGGATATGATTTTTAACAGATGCTGTCAAATATATGACTTTACTTATGGCTTTCATTTTAGCTAAAGCAGTATAAAATATCAGGACATGGAAAACTTGTATGCTGTACCTTTGttgaatttcttttttactttgtttaacTTATGTACACCAGGACAGAGCTCATCTGTATAATATGCACATTGTTCAGAATAAAACATGTACTATAAAAAAAGACCATGCTCTTATTTGGgtgatattcattttatttctgtaCCTTTGACAATTTAttgacaaaaagatagataagcACTTCATGAAGAATCATACTGCAAGATGGAAGATAAGAAATTGAGTTATCTcaagatatcaaaataaaaatccttAAAAGGTAATCATCATAATAGATTTTGGTACATGAAACGTGCTTTTAAATCAGATTTTTGTGAAAAAAGAGTTTAAGATTTTATTGTAAGAAGCTGTGAATGGGAAAGGATTCACTCTTTGGGTTAATTGTAAATGTTATTCAATTATAAATACTGATGGATGCATTACATAAATTGAGATGCATATTTCCAGACTCAGACTGAAAAGACATCTTTCCCTTGAAAAGTTAGTAAAAGAACAAATGGTTATTGGTGCCTAAAGTAATTATGATGTAACTTTTGTTATGCTTTATAGCTTGATAAAGATGTTACAGGAAAGTAAAAGACCTTCCTataacacaacagtaaaaaatttgAGTCTAATAAAATTTCAGGTTTTTCAAGTAGTCTtgttttgatgccttttgaaacaGGTCTTTGCACTGGATCAtaagggtacagttggcaggaccatgtggcCATCCAATGGTCACACCATAAGACTGGAGTACAACCTGTTTTTTGCACAATCAGGGACagccaactcaggctatgtggGTACCTAGCTTGTGTCCTCGtgtatgaccctgcccatcaggttgtttctt comes from Penaeus monodon isolate SGIC_2016 chromosome 5, NSTDA_Pmon_1, whole genome shotgun sequence and encodes:
- the LOC119573328 gene encoding dynactin subunit 6-like; this translates as MSSLKQLDPAVCNVKVTPGAVVCLEADYQGEITIGARTVIHPKARIIAEAGPIIIGEGNLIEEQAQIINRLPEGTEPGEEPQVMVIGNSNVFEVDSYCQATKVGDNNVLEAKCHVGPGVELTRGCVIGSLCSITCPQVVSENTVIYGDELHRRNQSEKPAPQGLQLDFLMKILPNYHHLIKPKKKVAV